From Streptomyces griseorubiginosus, one genomic window encodes:
- a CDS encoding ABC transporter substrate-binding protein: protein MKHSGRRVAIATTVTAMAMSLAACGGGSSGASSDGTVTLHVQAWKGGGAEPANVAEINKAFEKAHPKIKIDFEYITANDTYVQKLQPELLGGKAGDVIMVDTDKMKKWGASGYLADLSEESWAGTIAPDAKPFAQSDGKTLAMPMELIGIGMYANMDLLKKADIAEVPADWPTFLADLAKLKKAGINPISLPDKSGWTGSSVFQASGSTLVYQKNKQWDADFAGGKASFDPDWQGPLDQLKTLEDKGYVNWKNELGVDEWSQGPQNFSAGKSAFWYQGAWQVSNVKKAGFPVQFAPWPGGGAGTKPNGMLFSGTMWAVNSQSQQGDAAREYVKFWSQSENLAKYLDAEHAESPFTGGTTPESTETTAFTTAFKDGRYRILPSDSWYGATAETEIGSKIQAYLLGKASTAQTLKDIQTAAKAK from the coding sequence ATGAAGCACTCCGGGAGACGTGTCGCGATCGCCACCACGGTCACCGCGATGGCGATGTCGCTGGCCGCGTGCGGTGGCGGCTCGAGCGGTGCCTCCAGCGACGGCACGGTGACCCTGCACGTCCAGGCGTGGAAGGGCGGCGGCGCCGAACCGGCGAACGTCGCGGAGATCAACAAGGCCTTCGAGAAGGCCCACCCGAAGATCAAGATCGACTTCGAGTACATCACCGCGAACGACACGTACGTCCAGAAGCTCCAGCCCGAACTGCTCGGCGGCAAGGCCGGCGACGTCATCATGGTCGACACGGACAAGATGAAGAAGTGGGGTGCCTCCGGCTACCTCGCCGACCTCTCCGAGGAGTCGTGGGCAGGCACCATAGCCCCCGACGCCAAGCCCTTCGCGCAGTCCGACGGCAAGACCCTCGCCATGCCGATGGAGCTGATCGGCATCGGCATGTACGCAAACATGGACCTGCTCAAGAAGGCGGACATCGCCGAGGTCCCGGCCGACTGGCCGACCTTCCTCGCCGACCTCGCCAAGCTCAAGAAGGCCGGCATCAACCCCATCTCCCTGCCCGACAAGTCGGGTTGGACCGGCAGCTCGGTCTTCCAGGCGAGCGGCTCGACCCTCGTCTACCAGAAGAACAAGCAGTGGGACGCCGACTTCGCGGGCGGCAAGGCCTCCTTCGACCCGGACTGGCAGGGACCGCTCGACCAGCTGAAGACCCTGGAGGACAAGGGGTACGTCAACTGGAAGAACGAACTCGGCGTCGACGAGTGGTCGCAGGGCCCGCAGAACTTCAGCGCCGGCAAGAGCGCCTTCTGGTACCAGGGCGCCTGGCAGGTCTCCAACGTCAAGAAGGCAGGATTCCCGGTCCAGTTCGCACCCTGGCCCGGTGGCGGCGCGGGCACCAAGCCGAACGGCATGCTCTTCTCCGGCACCATGTGGGCCGTCAACTCCCAGTCGCAGCAGGGTGACGCGGCCCGTGAGTACGTGAAGTTCTGGTCGCAGAGCGAGAACCTCGCCAAGTACCTCGACGCCGAGCACGCCGAATCGCCGTTCACCGGCGGCACCACGCCCGAGAGCACCGAGACCACGGCGTTCACCACCGCCTTCAAGGACGGCCGTTACCGGATCCTGCCGTCCGACTCCTGGTACGGCGCCACCGCCGAGACCGAGATCGGCTCGAAGATCCAGGCCTATCTGCTGGGCAAGGCGTCCACGGCGCAGACCCTCAAGGACATCCAGACCGCGGCGAAGGCCAAGTAG
- a CDS encoding sugar ABC transporter permease produces MIHRRRATMAAFLLPAIAVYAVFMLYPLGRGIYLSMTDSLGGPIAHFVGTEQYRAMADDPDVTAALWHTIVYAAVVVIVQNGLGLLFASMLFRRPQVRKTLSVTLLTPTLVSPVMAAFIWSYLFAPDGGINALLGLLGLDSLEHVWLGDTSTALYAVAAVNIWMFAGYSCAIFLAGYMNLPTELLDAAAVDGANGWRRFRSIEWPMLAPALTVNVTLSLIGSLKVFEFPLVLTNGGPAGSTETLTTLVYRNVFGGGKFALGIAISVLLLVTVVVLSSATSSLLRLRERRI; encoded by the coding sequence GTGATCCACCGCCGGCGTGCCACCATGGCCGCCTTCCTGCTTCCGGCGATCGCCGTGTACGCCGTCTTCATGCTCTATCCGCTCGGCCGCGGGATCTACCTGAGCATGACCGACAGCCTCGGCGGACCGATCGCCCACTTCGTCGGCACCGAGCAGTACCGGGCGATGGCCGACGACCCCGACGTCACCGCCGCCCTGTGGCACACCATCGTGTACGCGGCCGTCGTCGTGATCGTCCAGAACGGTCTCGGCCTGCTCTTCGCGAGCATGCTCTTCCGCCGGCCGCAGGTCCGCAAGACGCTCAGCGTCACCCTGCTGACCCCGACCCTCGTCTCCCCGGTGATGGCCGCCTTCATCTGGTCGTACCTGTTCGCCCCCGACGGCGGCATCAACGCCCTCCTCGGCCTGCTCGGCCTCGACTCGCTGGAGCACGTCTGGCTCGGCGACACCTCCACCGCCCTCTACGCCGTGGCCGCCGTCAACATCTGGATGTTCGCGGGCTACTCCTGCGCCATCTTCCTGGCCGGCTACATGAACCTGCCCACCGAACTCCTCGACGCCGCCGCCGTCGACGGCGCGAACGGCTGGCGCCGCTTCCGCTCCATCGAGTGGCCCATGCTGGCGCCCGCGCTCACCGTCAACGTGACCCTCAGCCTCATCGGCTCCCTGAAGGTCTTCGAGTTCCCGCTGGTCCTCACCAACGGCGGCCCGGCCGGCTCCACCGAGACCCTGACCACCCTCGTCTACCGGAACGTCTTCGGCGGCGGGAAGTTCGCTCTCGGCATCGCCATCTCCGTACTCCTCCTGGTGACCGTGGTCGTCCTGTCCAGCGCCACCTCCTCTCTGCTGCGCCTGCGCGAGCGCCGAATCTGA
- a CDS encoding ABC transporter substrate-binding protein, translating into MKRVASALAVACALGLTATACSDSTAGGTGAAPTGSVDATAGLKGVHLTMWVAQNSVAEPKQVIDAFQKATGATVTTQVIPDPYESNVPTKLASGDKPDLMFWQPTGSTLPFVQPEKNLLQLDKEDWVTKLGKTEQGLGQVGGHRYAAIVTSPATLGVYYNKDVFKKAGVTKMPTSYDDLLATARTIKAKAGVAPFFEVGGDKWPLQWQVQLQMTDLPQGFWDKLNKNQAKWTDPVIVNAIKKYKSQVLDGGLAQKNYKTATFVDQGKALLDGSAAMAVNVTSLQSEIQATSSTAEMDRKLGWFPVSNSSDKALYSPDQTNGVVAFNTGDAKRQTAARQFLSFWLGEDYPAYIKANKVVSVEPSVPNPDGLPQTALAQAQALSSATGVFQVKALTAPDMHLALADMIYGKKTPEQVAQAAEDQFTQVLKARGVSGF; encoded by the coding sequence ATGAAAAGAGTCGCCTCCGCCCTCGCCGTCGCGTGTGCGCTCGGCCTCACCGCCACCGCGTGCAGCGACAGCACCGCGGGCGGCACCGGCGCCGCCCCGACCGGCTCGGTCGACGCCACGGCCGGCCTGAAGGGCGTCCACCTGACCATGTGGGTGGCGCAGAACAGCGTCGCCGAGCCGAAGCAGGTCATCGACGCATTCCAGAAGGCGACCGGGGCCACCGTGACCACCCAGGTGATCCCGGACCCCTACGAGTCGAACGTCCCGACCAAGCTCGCCTCGGGCGACAAGCCCGACCTGATGTTCTGGCAGCCCACGGGCAGCACGCTGCCGTTCGTCCAGCCCGAGAAGAACCTGCTCCAGCTGGACAAGGAGGACTGGGTCACCAAGCTCGGCAAGACCGAGCAGGGCCTCGGCCAGGTCGGCGGGCACCGGTACGCGGCGATCGTCACCAGCCCGGCGACCCTCGGCGTCTACTACAACAAGGACGTCTTCAAGAAGGCCGGCGTCACCAAGATGCCCACCAGCTACGACGACCTCCTCGCCACCGCCAGAACGATCAAGGCGAAGGCGGGCGTCGCCCCGTTCTTCGAGGTCGGCGGCGACAAGTGGCCGCTCCAGTGGCAGGTCCAGCTCCAGATGACCGACCTGCCCCAGGGCTTCTGGGACAAGCTCAACAAGAACCAGGCCAAGTGGACCGACCCGGTGATCGTCAACGCGATCAAGAAGTACAAGTCGCAGGTGCTGGACGGGGGCCTGGCGCAGAAGAACTACAAGACCGCGACCTTCGTGGACCAGGGCAAGGCACTCCTGGACGGCAGCGCCGCGATGGCCGTCAACGTCACCTCGCTGCAGAGCGAGATCCAGGCCACCTCCAGCACCGCCGAGATGGACCGGAAGCTCGGCTGGTTCCCCGTCTCCAACAGCTCCGACAAGGCCCTGTACTCCCCCGACCAGACCAACGGCGTGGTCGCCTTCAACACGGGTGACGCCAAGCGGCAGACCGCCGCCCGGCAGTTCCTGTCCTTCTGGCTCGGTGAGGACTACCCGGCCTACATCAAGGCGAACAAGGTCGTCTCGGTGGAGCCGTCCGTGCCCAACCCCGACGGTCTGCCGCAGACCGCCCTCGCCCAGGCCCAGGCACTGTCCTCCGCGACCGGGGTGTTCCAGGTCAAGGCCCTCACCGCGCCCGACATGCACCTCGCGCTGGCCGACATGATCTACGGCAAGAAGACGCCGGAGCAGGTCGCCCAGGCCGCCGAGGACCAGTTCACCCAGGTCCTCAAGGCGCGTGGCGTCTCCGGGTTCTGA
- a CDS encoding LacI family DNA-binding transcriptional regulator, whose translation MTGRVTIAQVAEEAGVSAMTVSNVMNGKPGASEETRRRVMEVASRLGYRPNVSARNLKGGRSGLIGLIALDLTSQYGLEILRGVADELADAEQELLVNASYHDAVREKDRVEFLGRGLVDGVLMIAPVLEDETVKLLRRQNLPCVIIDPRRLDVPLPRLSVDNYHGMRQGTQHLIDLGHTRIAYLRGEEDLESTSVRFQGFEDAMRLAGLKVDERMVASCDFSYASGFRTATQLLSEHRPTAIVAGADLMALGAIDAARASGLDVPTEFSVVGFDDLPQAAQSFPGLTTVRQPLHDMGQKAARALLSLIEGQKLLMEHMEVGTRLVVRNSTAPPPRGAAG comes from the coding sequence GTGACAGGGCGGGTGACCATCGCACAGGTGGCCGAGGAGGCCGGCGTCTCCGCGATGACCGTGTCCAACGTCATGAACGGCAAGCCGGGGGCCTCGGAGGAGACCCGCCGCCGCGTCATGGAGGTCGCGAGCCGTCTCGGCTACCGGCCCAATGTCTCGGCCCGCAACCTCAAGGGCGGCCGCAGCGGACTCATCGGCCTCATCGCCCTCGATCTCACCAGCCAGTACGGCCTGGAGATCCTGCGCGGGGTCGCCGACGAACTCGCCGACGCGGAGCAGGAGTTGCTCGTCAACGCCTCCTACCACGACGCGGTGCGGGAGAAGGACCGGGTCGAGTTCCTGGGGCGCGGACTGGTCGACGGCGTCCTGATGATCGCGCCGGTCCTGGAGGACGAGACGGTCAAGCTGCTGCGCCGCCAGAACCTGCCCTGCGTGATCATCGACCCCCGGCGCCTGGACGTACCGCTGCCCCGCCTGAGCGTCGACAACTACCACGGCATGCGTCAGGGCACCCAGCATCTGATCGACCTGGGCCACACCCGGATCGCCTACCTCCGCGGCGAGGAGGATCTCGAGAGCACGTCCGTCCGCTTCCAGGGCTTCGAGGACGCGATGCGGCTGGCCGGGCTGAAGGTGGACGAACGCATGGTCGCCTCCTGCGACTTCTCGTACGCCAGCGGATTCCGTACGGCCACGCAGCTGCTCTCCGAGCACCGTCCCACGGCGATCGTGGCGGGCGCGGACCTGATGGCGCTCGGTGCCATCGACGCGGCGCGGGCGAGCGGGCTGGACGTGCCGACCGAGTTCTCGGTCGTCGGGTTCGACGACCTCCCGCAGGCAGCGCAGAGCTTCCCCGGCCTGACGACCGTGCGCCAGCCGCTGCACGACATGGGACAGAAGGCGGCGCGTGCCCTGCTGTCACTCATCGAGGGCCAGAAGCTGCTCATGGAGCACATGGAGGTGGGGACCCGCCTGGTGGTCCGCAACTCGACGGCTCCGCCGCCGCGCGGCGCGGCGGGGTGA
- a CDS encoding GNAT family N-acetyltransferase: MAATSLQRLPVGCRSRPATTADVTAVHRLVTACEVDLHGRATTGADRVAADLGALATDARSDAVLVYASGGEVAPSGGVAASRGEVVGWGWVRGRRATVHVHPGHRGRGLGGLLLAWTEERARQWGGDRLAQTVPDEDHAAVALLESGGYARLVTEWLLAIATPTEPHVPDPPAGITVRAFRAGDEQSAYRLTEDAFDEWQQRRKSYAEWARHTVERPTFAPAASTVALAGEQLVGAVLSLDIPGDDEGYVERVAVRRDFRNRGIARVLLQESFRAFHRQGKRGCTLWTHSDTGALPLYERIGMTVRRTSTVYSKTLTAG; encoded by the coding sequence ATGGCTGCTACCTCCTTGCAGCGGTTGCCGGTGGGCTGTCGCAGCCGACCGGCAACCACCGCTGATGTCACGGCAGTTCACCGACTGGTGACCGCGTGCGAGGTCGATCTTCACGGTCGTGCCACCACCGGCGCCGACCGGGTCGCCGCCGACCTCGGCGCGCTTGCCACGGACGCGAGGTCCGATGCGGTGCTCGTGTACGCCTCCGGTGGGGAAGTTGCCCCCTCCGGTGGGGTGGCCGCCTCCCGTGGGGAAGTGGTCGGCTGGGGCTGGGTGAGGGGCCGACGTGCCACGGTCCACGTGCACCCCGGGCACCGGGGGCGAGGGCTCGGCGGCCTCCTGCTCGCCTGGACCGAGGAGCGGGCCCGGCAATGGGGCGGCGATCGCCTTGCCCAGACGGTCCCCGACGAGGACCATGCGGCGGTCGCACTCCTGGAATCCGGTGGATACGCGCGACTCGTCACCGAGTGGCTCCTGGCGATCGCGACACCCACCGAACCGCACGTGCCCGACCCCCCGGCCGGCATCACGGTCCGGGCCTTCCGGGCCGGCGACGAACAGAGCGCGTACCGGCTCACCGAGGACGCGTTCGACGAGTGGCAGCAGCGGCGCAAGAGCTACGCGGAGTGGGCCCGGCACACCGTCGAGCGGCCGACCTTCGCCCCCGCGGCGTCGACGGTCGCCCTCGCCGGCGAGCAGCTGGTCGGCGCCGTACTGTCCCTGGACATCCCGGGCGACGACGAGGGATACGTCGAGCGGGTCGCCGTCCGGCGTGACTTCCGCAACCGGGGGATAGCGCGCGTGCTCCTCCAGGAGTCCTTCCGCGCCTTCCACCGGCAGGGCAAGCGGGGCTGCACGCTGTGGACCCACTCGGACACCGGCGCCCTGCCGCTGTACGAGCGCATCGGCATGACCGTCCGGCGCACGTCCACGGTGTACAGCAAGACGCTCACGGCAGGGTGA
- a CDS encoding helix-turn-helix transcriptional regulator encodes MPITVDIDVMLAKRKMSVGELAERVGITPANLAVLKNGRAKAVRFTTLAALCEALECQPGDLVRWEAEVRAGTPQEA; translated from the coding sequence ATGCCGATCACCGTCGACATCGATGTGATGCTGGCCAAGCGCAAGATGTCCGTGGGCGAGCTCGCGGAGCGGGTCGGGATCACCCCTGCCAACCTCGCGGTCCTCAAGAACGGGCGCGCCAAGGCGGTGCGGTTCACGACACTCGCCGCGCTCTGCGAGGCGCTGGAGTGCCAGCCGGGGGATCTGGTGCGGTGGGAGGCGGAGGTCCGGGCGGGAACGCCACAGGAAGCGTGA
- a CDS encoding carbohydrate ABC transporter permease, translating to MTSQTLSPETGTGGAAPRPSSDPATGPSKNTPRRALKSLGTVLLCLGVLVFVLPFVFTVLTSLRTAADVARSPLGIPHTFTLKNFSDAFSQIHYGRSALNTLLITGLSCLSITVLGSLASYPLARITQGWSTWVYRLFIVGTSVPVFVVVAPLYLLMRDLNLLDNYAGVVFVYTAMFLPVAVFFYTSFIRSIPTDLEEAAALDGCGALRTFFTIILPLLRPITSTLLTFVSLQVWNDLIVPLVFLQDPDKRTVMVNAYSFIDPHTVQPTTLFPAALLGVLPLFLIFVFLQRHVVAGMSAGAVKS from the coding sequence ATGACCTCGCAGACCCTTTCCCCCGAGACCGGCACCGGGGGCGCCGCTCCCCGGCCGTCGTCCGACCCCGCCACGGGCCCCTCCAAAAACACCCCGCGCCGTGCCCTGAAGAGCCTCGGCACCGTGCTCCTCTGCCTCGGCGTGCTGGTGTTCGTGCTGCCCTTCGTGTTCACCGTGCTCACCTCGCTGCGCACCGCGGCCGACGTCGCCCGGTCCCCGCTCGGCATCCCGCACACCTTCACCCTGAAGAACTTCTCGGACGCCTTCTCCCAGATCCACTACGGCCGCAGCGCCCTGAACACCCTGCTCATCACCGGCCTGTCCTGCCTGAGCATCACCGTGCTCGGCTCCCTCGCGAGCTACCCGCTGGCCCGCATCACCCAGGGCTGGTCCACCTGGGTCTACCGGCTGTTCATCGTGGGCACCTCGGTACCGGTCTTCGTCGTCGTGGCCCCGCTGTACCTGCTGATGCGGGACCTGAACCTGCTGGACAACTACGCCGGCGTGGTCTTCGTCTACACGGCGATGTTCCTGCCGGTCGCGGTCTTCTTCTACACCAGCTTCATCCGCTCCATCCCCACCGACCTGGAGGAGGCCGCCGCCCTGGACGGCTGCGGGGCGCTGCGGACCTTCTTCACCATCATCCTGCCGCTGCTGCGTCCCATCACCAGCACCCTGCTCACCTTCGTCTCGCTCCAGGTGTGGAACGACCTGATCGTCCCGCTGGTGTTCCTCCAGGACCCCGACAAGCGCACGGTCATGGTCAACGCGTACTCGTTCATCGACCCCCACACCGTGCAGCCGACGACCCTCTTCCCGGCCGCGCTGCTCGGCGTACTGCCGCTCTTCCTGATCTTCGTCTTCCTGCAACGTCATGTGGTCGCCGGGATGTCCGCCGGGGCCGTCAAGTCCTGA
- a CDS encoding glycoside hydrolase family 43 protein, translating to MYVVSYFTDADEALHLAYSHDGEEFATVNGGRPVLRGTVGTGRLRDPFIGVGPDGLFHLLATDGWTSPYIVHATSADLLTWSEQRLVPAMARVQGALNAWAPEFFLHRATGLYHLIWSSVVEPGGTAEGRDFEHLTQDHRIWHCTTEDFRTFSRPGVFFDPGHSVIDATVRELDGGGYLMAFKDERGVNDIATAHKDIHLTTFDTPGGPYTTPTGPVTPSLAEGPSLFRRDGDWIMIFDHFLEGRYGATRSPDGVTWEPVSLNLPQGMRHASVLETSASVLQTSAPDALAAR from the coding sequence ATGTACGTGGTCTCCTACTTCACCGACGCCGACGAGGCGCTCCATCTGGCCTACAGTCACGACGGCGAGGAGTTCGCCACGGTGAACGGCGGTCGGCCGGTCCTGCGCGGCACGGTCGGTACCGGCCGGCTGCGGGACCCCTTCATCGGCGTCGGCCCCGACGGTCTGTTCCACCTGCTCGCCACCGACGGCTGGACCAGCCCCTACATCGTCCACGCCACCTCGGCCGACCTGCTCACCTGGTCCGAACAGCGACTCGTGCCCGCGATGGCCCGGGTGCAGGGAGCCCTCAACGCCTGGGCCCCGGAGTTCTTCCTGCACCGCGCGACCGGGCTCTACCACCTCATCTGGTCGTCCGTGGTCGAGCCGGGCGGCACCGCCGAGGGCCGGGACTTCGAACACCTCACCCAGGACCACCGCATCTGGCACTGCACCACCGAGGACTTCCGCACCTTCTCGCGGCCCGGAGTCTTCTTCGACCCCGGCCACTCGGTCATCGACGCCACGGTCCGCGAACTGGACGGCGGTGGCTACCTCATGGCCTTCAAGGACGAACGCGGGGTCAACGACATCGCCACCGCGCACAAGGACATCCACCTCACGACCTTCGACACTCCCGGCGGCCCGTACACGACACCGACCGGCCCGGTGACCCCCTCCCTGGCGGAGGGACCGTCCCTGTTCCGCCGGGACGGCGACTGGATCATGATCTTCGACCACTTCCTCGAAGGACGATACGGCGCGACCCGCAGCCCGGACGGCGTCACCTGGGAGCCGGTCTCCCTGAACCTGCCGCAGGGCATGCGGCACGCCTCGGTCCTGGAGACGTCGGCCTCCGTCCTCCAGACGTCCGCTCCGGACGCACTCGCCGCGCGCTAG
- a CDS encoding carbohydrate ABC transporter permease gives MADTATVGVTDVEPSKQTDGSPRRGPRRRPRAQSNQPWWFALPALAVFGVFFLLPNLLNFVYPFTNWSAFHADIRFAGLSNIRSILQDGSMLRDIRITVEYAVLVALFQNGFGLALALLLERDTRFNRFFRAVFFLPVLISALAVGYIFRALLAQDGALNSVLSSLAGHQVDTPWLGSTTWTLVVVTLIHGWKWMGLAMLIYLAGLKSMPGDVLEAARIDGAGAWRTFWAIRFPLLAPAVTFNVTTALIGSMNTFDIVQATTAGGPGSETEVFNIYMFRVFGQGLYAQASAMSLVLFLIVVVLAVPVIVGLRRRENNQ, from the coding sequence GTGGCGGACACAGCCACCGTCGGCGTCACCGACGTCGAACCCAGCAAGCAGACGGACGGTTCCCCGCGGCGCGGTCCGCGGCGTCGGCCGCGTGCGCAGTCCAACCAGCCGTGGTGGTTCGCCCTGCCCGCGCTCGCCGTGTTCGGTGTGTTCTTCCTGCTGCCGAACCTGCTGAACTTCGTCTACCCGTTCACCAACTGGTCGGCGTTCCACGCGGACATCAGGTTCGCGGGCCTGTCCAACATCCGCAGCATCCTGCAGGACGGCTCGATGCTGCGGGACATCCGGATCACCGTGGAGTACGCGGTCCTGGTCGCCCTCTTCCAGAACGGCTTCGGGCTCGCCCTGGCCCTGCTGCTGGAGCGTGACACCCGGTTCAACCGGTTCTTCCGGGCCGTGTTCTTCCTTCCGGTGCTGATCTCGGCCCTCGCGGTCGGCTACATCTTCCGCGCCCTGCTGGCCCAGGACGGTGCGCTCAACAGCGTGCTGTCCTCGCTGGCGGGCCACCAGGTCGACACGCCCTGGCTGGGATCCACCACCTGGACCCTGGTCGTGGTGACCCTCATCCACGGCTGGAAGTGGATGGGCCTGGCCATGCTGATCTACCTGGCGGGCCTGAAGAGCATGCCGGGTGACGTCCTGGAGGCGGCCCGGATCGACGGCGCCGGCGCCTGGCGCACCTTCTGGGCCATCCGTTTCCCGCTGCTGGCACCGGCGGTCACGTTCAACGTCACCACGGCCCTGATCGGCTCGATGAACACCTTCGACATCGTGCAGGCCACCACCGCGGGCGGCCCGGGCAGCGAGACCGAGGTCTTCAACATCTACATGTTCCGCGTGTTCGGACAGGGCCTGTACGCGCAGGCCTCGGCGATGAGCCTGGTGCTGTTCCTCATCGTCGTCGTCCTCGCCGTACCGGTCATCGTCGGTCTGCGCCGCAGGGAGAACAACCAATGA
- a CDS encoding DUF2975 domain-containing protein, translating to MGKLAVRALRAVLVVVLVGTVLIQVLMVWALATDPEDGSLPLTPLRLITMLGMVAVQVTGVCVWRLVTMVRRGTVFSPAAFRYVDGIIGAITAASVLWFAVTAINAPGQRDDPGVSVIMAGIGLAILGVALIVLVLRTLLAQAVARDVEAAQMQAELDEVI from the coding sequence ATGGGAAAGCTGGCCGTGCGTGCGCTGCGCGCCGTACTCGTCGTGGTGCTCGTCGGCACCGTCCTGATCCAGGTGCTGATGGTGTGGGCCCTGGCCACCGACCCGGAGGACGGGTCCCTCCCGCTGACGCCGCTGCGCCTGATCACCATGCTCGGCATGGTCGCGGTCCAGGTCACCGGGGTCTGCGTTTGGCGCCTGGTGACGATGGTGCGCCGCGGGACCGTGTTCTCCCCCGCCGCCTTCCGGTACGTGGACGGCATCATCGGTGCGATCACCGCGGCCTCCGTCCTGTGGTTCGCGGTCACCGCCATCAACGCGCCGGGTCAGCGCGACGACCCGGGGGTCAGCGTCATCATGGCCGGGATCGGCCTCGCCATCCTGGGGGTCGCGCTCATCGTCCTCGTGCTGCGGACCCTGCTCGCCCAGGCCGTGGCGCGGGATGTCGAAGCGGCGCAGATGCAGGCCGAGTTGGACGAGGTGATCTGA
- a CDS encoding substrate-binding domain-containing protein, which yields MHVTGHADSGPPRHDLALGVPRALPHSVGAVRGDVGGTGCDVAPHSGFVTPVLTAVRTDLQDLGRAACQLPLTRRESGNRPPDPALFAPELVPRESSGRRNA from the coding sequence ATGCATGTGACCGGTCACGCAGACTCCGGCCCTCCCCGGCACGACCTGGCGCTGGGCGTGCCGCGCGCCCTGCCCCACTCAGTTGGCGCCGTACGGGGGGACGTCGGCGGCACCGGTTGCGACGTCGCCCCGCACTCGGGGTTCGTCACTCCCGTGCTCACCGCGGTCCGGACGGACCTCCAGGATCTGGGGCGAGCCGCCTGTCAACTCCCGCTCACCCGGCGGGAGTCCGGCAACCGGCCGCCCGATCCGGCCCTCTTCGCACCCGAACTCGTCCCGCGCGAGAGCTCGGGCCGAAGGAACGCATGA